TTATAAAAATGGGTTTTAGGACAAAACTCTGCGCAGTTCTGCCTATTATTCCAGCCATGTCCTGTAATAAACGAGCGAAGAACATAAGCACGCTCAATATCCTGCACTGTTAGTACAATATGGTCGATTTATCATGTCTCTTCTTTAGACAAGGGCACATCTAATAACTGGTACACCGATATTATTAACTTATCAGCTTTTTACTAAAGCGAATTCTTTAGCTGTCGTTATTATAGCGTCGTTGCTTTCTTTACAGATAAAACTGGCATAGCGTGTTTTTCTAGATACTTTCTTATTTTTAAACATATTAAAAACCGGCCAAAAAACATCTAGATCAAGTGACTCAATAGCTGTTACTTTTTGCTTAATGTATTCATCATAATCACTTCCATCTATATATTTATGTACCCAATAATAATGGAAGTAACCAAGTAAAAACCCTAAACTACTGCTATTGTTATAGTTAACAAACGAACACTGTTCAAAGTCAATTATCCAACGCTCTGTTAGATCCTTGCTAACTAATAGGTTTTTTGGATGCAAATCAAGGTGTATTACTTGATGATCCAATGCCTTTACATACTCATCTACAACCACATCAAGCAACTGCTCAACCGGATATTGCCCCGATAAAAATAACTCATCTATAGGAACACAGTCCTCAATGAACTCAAATAATAAAAACTCTTCATTTACCAGGCCAAATTGCTTACTAACCCCATAACCTGCAACACGGGGTGTATTACTCAAAGTCTGATTAGCTTTTTGAGAGTTGATAAGCTCATTATACAACCCTGGATAGCCATATACTTTCGCTATAGTTAAAGTATTTTTCAGCCTTTTATTGAAACCACTCAGCATGCTGCGCTTAAAAACATATTTTTTTTCAGCTTCAAGCATCACTACTTCCCTATTAGGCTCAGAAAGAAGCACTGTGACTGCTGTTTTATCACCTTGCAGGTATTGTTTTATTATTTCCTGACAGCCTATTGGTAATTGAGGCGAGCAACGTATATCAATATTAGAAACAGATAACCTTGTCGAAAACGATTTTACACTTTGTTGCTTAAACCAAAAGTTACTTCCCTTAAACATCATTCACCTTAACGACGACTCTATTATACCCTTCGCGAATGATCTTTAGGATTTGTTGTCGCCAGTCTTGACCCCTATCATTTATAAATACATAAACTCATGAGGCCTCATCACTCGACTGCCGCCCCTAAAAACCATTCGCCTTGGCTATATCATGTAATTTTGTATAATGAGGCTTTAGCCTCTATATCTTTAGCTCGAACATTTCACCCAAAAAAAACTAACACTTACCTAGCACATACTCTTTGGCAGCCTCGATAATATCAGTATGGCTCTTTCTATTAGCAAAACCTATATATCGTAGCTTTTTTGGTACTGAGGTGTTTTTGAACATATTATAAACAGGCCAAAAAACGCCCTGATCGACCCATTCAATATCCTCAACTTTTTTGGTTATATAGTCATCATAGCTGGTTTCATCAATATATTGATGTGCCCAATAGTGATGAAAGTAACCTAGTAAAAAGCCTAAACTACTGCTTGCATTTAAATCAGCAAAAGAACAGTACTCAAAGTCAATCAACCACCTTTCTGTCAAATCTTCACTAACCATTATATTGGTCAGGTTCAAATCTAAGTG
This genomic interval from Spartinivicinus ruber contains the following:
- a CDS encoding RIO1 family regulatory kinase/ATPase domain-containing protein is translated as MMFKGSNFWFKQQSVKSFSTRLSVSNIDIRCSPQLPIGCQEIIKQYLQGDKTAVTVLLSEPNREVVMLEAEKKYVFKRSMLSGFNKRLKNTLTIAKVYGYPGLYNELINSQKANQTLSNTPRVAGYGVSKQFGLVNEEFLLFEFIEDCVPIDELFLSGQYPVEQLLDVVVDEYVKALDHQVIHLDLHPKNLLVSKDLTERWIIDFEQCSFVNYNNSSSLGFLLGYFHYYWVHKYIDGSDYDEYIKQKVTAIESLDLDVFWPVFNMFKNKKVSRKTRYASFICKESNDAIITTAKEFALVKS